In Sedimentibacter sp. MB31-C6, one genomic interval encodes:
- a CDS encoding sensor histidine kinase, translated as MKSKIANKLIFYFSATLVIFSIIIGLIFMHLFKKHTIEIQKSELENRAVIIANTISEFMDNTSTNIYNRKNRMQSGMMGNMQGGLGVYIKNLDDIAMADVWIVDENLNLITVGQMGHRQYMYTDLPNDADIVVKDVFKGSTTFSEGFSNLLNTATLTIGTPIKSESNIVGALLLHSPVEGINDALYEGFKILAISIIFGLVLSILLSTILVVNFTNPLKKMKNTALMLSEGNYKVKTNINQSDEIGELASTIDILSNRLEIASHESKKLQNLRRDFIANISHELRTPVTVIRGSLEALCDGVIIEPNIIKDYHKQMLNESKSLERLVNDLLDLSRLQNTDFQIDMQKLNLCDVLKDTIRSIASISKDKNIEVKYEQDTDICVINGDYVRLRQMFLIILDNAIKFSNINSIINVIKYENTVYIKDSGIGILKEDLPYIFDRFYKVKSKENIEGTGLGLAIAKQIADRHDIDLSVNSKISEGTVFKFVLP; from the coding sequence ATGAAAAGTAAAATAGCAAACAAGTTAATCTTTTATTTTTCTGCTACCCTTGTCATTTTTTCTATTATCATAGGTTTAATATTCATGCATTTATTTAAAAAACATACTATAGAAATACAAAAATCAGAATTAGAAAATCGTGCAGTTATAATTGCTAATACGATATCTGAATTCATGGATAATACATCAACAAACATATATAACAGAAAAAACAGAATGCAAAGTGGGATGATGGGCAATATGCAAGGAGGGTTAGGTGTATATATCAAGAATTTAGATGATATTGCTATGGCTGATGTATGGATTGTTGATGAAAATTTAAATTTAATAACTGTAGGACAAATGGGACATAGACAATACATGTACACTGACTTACCTAATGATGCAGATATTGTGGTAAAGGATGTGTTTAAAGGTAGTACAACCTTTAGCGAAGGATTTAGCAATTTGTTGAATACTGCAACCCTTACAATTGGTACTCCTATTAAGTCTGAATCTAATATAGTTGGTGCACTTCTACTTCATTCGCCAGTTGAAGGGATAAATGATGCTCTTTATGAAGGATTTAAAATTTTAGCAATAAGTATAATATTTGGGTTAGTGTTATCTATTTTATTATCTACAATATTAGTTGTGAATTTTACAAACCCTTTGAAAAAAATGAAAAATACTGCACTTATGTTGTCTGAAGGAAATTATAAAGTTAAAACCAATATAAATCAAAGTGATGAAATTGGTGAACTTGCTTCAACAATAGATATTTTAAGCAACCGGTTAGAAATAGCAAGTCATGAAAGTAAAAAACTTCAAAATCTAAGGCGTGATTTTATTGCAAATATTTCTCATGAATTAAGAACTCCAGTAACGGTAATTAGAGGTTCACTGGAAGCACTTTGTGATGGAGTAATAATAGAACCTAATATTATTAAAGATTATCATAAACAAATGTTAAATGAAAGTAAAAGCTTAGAAAGACTTGTTAATGATTTATTAGATTTATCACGATTACAAAATACTGATTTTCAAATAGATATGCAAAAATTGAATTTGTGTGATGTTTTAAAAGATACAATAAGAAGTATAGCAAGTATTTCTAAAGATAAGAACATTGAAGTAAAGTATGAACAGGATACAGATATTTGTGTAATTAATGGAGATTATGTACGTTTACGTCAAATGTTTTTGATAATTTTAGATAATGCAATTAAGTTTTCTAATATAAATAGTATAATAAATGTTATTAAATATGAAAATACAGTTTATATAAAAGACAGCGGAATAGGAATATTAAAAGAAGATTTACCTTATATATTTGACCGTTTTTATAAGGTGAAATCTAAAGAAAATATAGAGGGAACAGGTCTTGGGCTTGCCATTGCAAAACAAATTGCGGATAGACATGATATAGATTTATCAGTAAATAGTAAAATAAGTGAGGGTACAGTGTTTAAATTTGTTCTTCCTTGA
- a CDS encoding response regulator transcription factor has product MSNILIADDNKQIASILSEYAKKEGFTPIVAYDGNEAMEAFYKHNPDIILLDVMMPEIDGFGVCREIRKNSNVPIIMITARGEDFERIMGLDIGADDYIVKPFSPAEVMARVRAIMRRISNDDNSKQHIFTFDNLKININDYIVTIDNKNVSLTKKEIEILWTLATNNNKTFTRDNLLNSIWGYDYYGDSRTVDSHIKRLRAKLENLSKKSWEIKTIWGIGYKFEVNIDEK; this is encoded by the coding sequence ATGTCTAATATTCTTATTGCAGATGACAATAAGCAAATTGCTTCAATATTAAGTGAATATGCAAAAAAAGAAGGATTTACTCCAATTGTGGCATATGATGGTAATGAAGCAATGGAAGCTTTTTATAAACATAATCCAGATATAATTTTACTAGATGTTATGATGCCAGAAATAGATGGATTTGGTGTGTGCAGAGAAATTAGAAAAAATTCTAATGTACCAATAATTATGATTACTGCAAGAGGAGAGGATTTTGAAAGAATTATGGGACTTGACATTGGAGCTGATGATTATATAGTTAAGCCATTTTCACCTGCAGAAGTTATGGCTAGGGTAAGGGCAATTATGCGAAGAATTTCTAATGATGATAATAGTAAACAACATATTTTCACTTTCGATAATCTTAAAATTAATATAAATGATTATATTGTCACGATTGATAATAAAAATGTATCCTTAACCAAAAAAGAAATAGAGATTTTGTGGACTCTTGCGACGAATAATAATAAAACTTTTACTAGGGATAATTTATTGAATAGTATATGGGGCTATGATTATTATGGTGATAGTCGTACTGTTGATTCTCATATAAAACGGTTAAGAGCAAAACTAGAAAATTTATCAAAGAAAAGTTGGGAAATAAAAACCATTTGGGGTATTGGCTATAAATTCGAGGTGAATATAGATGAAAAGTAA
- a CDS encoding MgtC/SapB family protein, producing the protein MSLIIGGLLGLERSRKSRPAGFRTYMLVCLSSTLVMMTNQFIFETYSSGDPARLGAQVISGIGFLGVGTIIVTRKNQVKGLTTAAGLWVAACLGLSIGIGFYAGAIIVGIFVLLIMTLFKSIENWLLSTNKFMTIYASFPTIENFDGFVLLCKKLNFKINDIEMTRDNNSKEFAIVAIINLESNERYNHMEIIQKLSSYEGLHRLEEL; encoded by the coding sequence ATGTCTTTAATTATTGGTGGACTACTGGGTTTAGAACGAAGCAGAAAAAGTAGACCTGCTGGCTTTAGAACATATATGCTTGTATGCTTAAGTTCAACTTTGGTTATGATGACAAATCAATTTATTTTTGAAACTTATAGTAGTGGTGATCCTGCAAGATTAGGTGCTCAGGTAATAAGCGGTATAGGTTTTCTTGGAGTGGGTACAATTATAGTCACAAGAAAAAATCAAGTTAAGGGGTTAACTACAGCTGCTGGATTATGGGTTGCTGCTTGCCTTGGATTATCTATAGGTATTGGGTTTTATGCCGGAGCTATAATTGTTGGAATATTTGTACTACTTATAATGACATTATTTAAAAGCATAGAAAACTGGCTTTTATCAACAAATAAATTTATGACAATATATGCTTCTTTCCCTACTATTGAAAATTTTGATGGGTTTGTTTTACTTTGTAAAAAATTAAACTTCAAAATAAATGACATTGAAATGACAAGAGATAACAATTCTAAAGAATTTGCTATAGTAGCAATAATTAATTTAGAAAGTAATGAACGATACAATCATATGGAAATCATACAGAAACTCAGTTCCTATGAAGGTCTTCATCGATTGGAAGAACTATAG
- the ispG gene encoding flavodoxin-dependent (E)-4-hydroxy-3-methylbut-2-enyl-diphosphate synthase yields MDQIVRRESKIVMCGDVQIGGGAPVLVQSMTNTFTKDVKSTVNQILELEEAGCEIIRVAVADMEDAESIKEIKKQIHIPLVADIHFDYKLALKSIENGIDKLRINPGNIGSIERVQKIVEQAKPRNIPIRIGVNAGSIHKKILEKYNGQPTSIGMVESALEHVRILEDLDYDNIVLSMKGTDIKMTIDAYRIMAKKVNYPLHLGITHAGTLFEGSIRSAIGVGSLLVDGIGDTMRISLTDDPKEEVKVAREILKSLELRNFGIKYIICPTCGRTKIQLIELSKKIQEGLKDVHKPITVAIMGCAVNGPGEARQSDIGIAGGSGEALLFKKGEIIKKIKEEDIVKVLLKEIDKM; encoded by the coding sequence ATGGATCAAATTGTACGTAGAGAAAGTAAGATTGTTATGTGTGGAGATGTTCAAATAGGTGGAGGAGCTCCAGTATTAGTTCAATCTATGACAAATACTTTTACTAAGGATGTAAAGTCTACTGTTAATCAAATTTTGGAATTAGAAGAAGCTGGATGTGAGATAATAAGAGTTGCTGTGGCTGATATGGAAGATGCTGAATCTATCAAGGAAATTAAAAAGCAAATACATATTCCATTAGTAGCAGATATTCATTTTGACTATAAACTAGCATTGAAAAGTATTGAAAATGGGATAGATAAATTACGGATTAACCCTGGTAATATAGGTAGTATAGAAAGGGTTCAAAAGATAGTTGAACAAGCTAAGCCTAGAAATATCCCTATAAGAATTGGAGTAAATGCAGGTTCAATTCATAAAAAAATATTAGAAAAGTATAACGGACAGCCAACATCGATTGGTATGGTTGAAAGTGCATTGGAGCATGTTAGAATATTAGAAGATCTTGACTATGATAATATTGTTCTTTCAATGAAGGGTACTGATATTAAAATGACTATAGATGCTTATAGAATTATGGCAAAAAAAGTAAATTATCCTTTGCATTTAGGTATTACTCATGCGGGAACTTTATTTGAAGGAAGTATTAGATCTGCAATAGGAGTCGGCAGTCTTTTAGTAGATGGAATAGGTGATACAATGCGCATTTCATTGACTGATGATCCAAAAGAAGAAGTTAAAGTAGCTAGAGAAATATTAAAAAGTTTAGAACTAAGAAATTTTGGCATTAAATATATAATATGTCCTACTTGTGGAAGAACTAAAATACAATTAATTGAACTTTCTAAAAAAATTCAAGAAGGATTAAAAGATGTACATAAACCAATAACAGTTGCAATTATGGGATGCGCTGTAAATGGGCCTGGGGAGGCTAGACAGTCTGATATAGGAATAGCAGGAGGAAGTGGTGAAGCATTATTATTTAAAAAGGGTGAAATAATAAAAAAAATTAAGGAAGAAGATATAGTTAAAGTTCTTTTAAAAGAAATTGATAAAATGTAA
- the rseP gene encoding RIP metalloprotease RseP: MTIIASILIFSIIVLVHEYGHYKAAKSVGIKVYEFAIGMGPVLFKKEKNDTVYSIRAIPIGGFVQMEGEEEDIKTKTSYSTKTVWQRFKVVAAGPIMNYILALVLFIIIAFSFGVAGNIIDIIDENSNEYAAGIRSGDKIISVNGEKAYIWEDIFYEITNPENDYYNINIERNGEIKEYKINNNYRKIVGITSTLIDGETTTVVTPTDMNSPAYKAGIKDKDKVIKINDVPVDTWEELTAEIDNSVGDSPIQVTVDRDGELFDYNIVPVEQISVRYNTQIEKSFVSAIASSAYKTVYYIELMFKTIVQLVTGQLGSDALGGPVMVISMVGEAAESGLLSLMSLAAFISINLGFMNLLPIPALDGSKLVFLLIEGIRGKAIPIEKEGYIHFVGFVVLIAFMLFITYKDILRIFRI; encoded by the coding sequence TTGACAATAATTGCATCAATACTAATATTTTCAATTATAGTACTTGTTCATGAATACGGTCACTATAAAGCAGCTAAAAGTGTTGGAATAAAAGTTTACGAATTTGCTATAGGAATGGGACCCGTATTATTTAAAAAGGAAAAAAATGATACTGTTTATTCAATCAGGGCTATACCTATTGGTGGATTTGTACAAATGGAAGGCGAAGAAGAAGACATAAAAACTAAAACTAGTTATAGTACTAAAACAGTGTGGCAAAGGTTTAAAGTAGTGGCAGCAGGGCCAATAATGAACTATATATTGGCATTAGTTCTTTTTATTATTATAGCATTTTCCTTTGGGGTTGCTGGAAATATAATAGATATTATAGATGAAAATTCTAATGAATATGCAGCAGGAATTAGATCAGGAGATAAAATTATATCTGTTAATGGAGAAAAAGCATATATTTGGGAAGATATATTCTATGAAATAACAAATCCTGAAAATGATTATTATAATATAAATATTGAAAGAAACGGTGAAATTAAAGAATATAAAATTAATAATAATTATAGAAAGATAGTGGGAATTACTTCAACATTAATAGATGGAGAAACTACAACTGTTGTAACACCTACTGATATGAATTCTCCAGCATATAAAGCCGGCATAAAGGATAAAGATAAGGTTATAAAAATTAATGATGTACCAGTTGATACATGGGAAGAGCTTACAGCAGAAATAGATAATTCTGTAGGAGATTCTCCAATTCAAGTTACAGTTGATAGGGATGGTGAATTGTTTGATTATAACATTGTTCCAGTTGAGCAAATCTCTGTAAGGTATAATACTCAAATAGAAAAGTCTTTTGTTTCGGCAATAGCATCATCAGCTTATAAAACGGTATATTATATAGAACTTATGTTTAAGACTATAGTTCAATTAGTTACAGGACAATTAGGAAGTGATGCACTAGGTGGACCTGTTATGGTTATTAGTATGGTGGGGGAAGCTGCTGAAAGCGGTTTACTTTCATTAATGAGCTTAGCAGCATTTATAAGCATTAATCTAGGTTTTATGAATTTGTTGCCTATTCCAGCTTTAGACGGAAGTAAATTAGTATTCCTATTAATTGAAGGAATACGAGGAAAGGCTATACCAATAGAAAAAGAAGGGTATATACATTTTGTTGGATTTGTAGTATTAATTGCATTTATGTTGTTTATAACATATAAAGATATATTGAGAATATTTAGAATATAA
- a CDS encoding phosphatidate cytidylyltransferase, with translation MRQRVVTGVLGGAFIAFVTYYGGILYDFVYFGITCIAIYELSKTLFNSGFKYGAIINYLFAISLFVAKINDYLIYFNFILFLYISFNFVMFIFNKKINLKIMSQIIFVGSYVVFFMYHMILMNNSKFVWIVYIIAFGSDTFAYFTGKLFGRHKLYPQVSPNKTIEGAIGGILGCTIISLFYFDYLRINKYIYIIIFSVSASVFSMLGDLAASKIKREYKIKDFGNFLPGHGGILDRFDSVLFVAPVVYYFINHFI, from the coding sequence ATGAGACAAAGAGTTGTTACAGGAGTTTTAGGTGGGGCATTCATTGCTTTTGTTACATATTATGGTGGTATCCTATATGACTTTGTATATTTTGGAATAACATGCATAGCTATTTATGAACTTTCAAAAACCTTATTTAATAGTGGTTTTAAGTATGGTGCTATAATAAACTACTTATTTGCTATATCTTTATTTGTTGCCAAAATTAATGATTATTTGATTTATTTTAATTTTATATTATTTTTGTATATATCATTCAATTTTGTTATGTTTATATTTAACAAAAAAATTAACCTAAAGATAATGTCGCAAATAATATTTGTAGGTTCATATGTTGTATTTTTTATGTATCATATGATTTTGATGAACAACTCAAAGTTTGTATGGATTGTTTATATTATTGCCTTCGGTTCTGATACCTTTGCATATTTTACTGGAAAATTATTTGGTAGACATAAATTGTATCCCCAAGTCAGTCCAAATAAAACTATTGAAGGGGCTATTGGAGGAATACTTGGCTGTACTATAATTTCTTTATTTTATTTTGATTATTTAAGAATAAATAAATATATTTACATTATAATATTTAGTGTGAGTGCATCTGTCTTTTCAATGTTAGGAGATCTTGCAGCATCTAAAATAAAAAGAGAATATAAAATAAAAGACTTTGGTAACTTTTTACCAGGTCATGGTGGTATTTTAGATAGATTTGACAGTGTTTTATTTGTAGCACCTGTTGTATATTACTTTATAAACCACTTTATATAA
- a CDS encoding isoprenyl transferase gives MNLEDQVMNGIIPKHVAVIMDGNRRWAKQKLLPAKLGHREGSLRVIDLVRTSVQIGIKYLSIFAFSTENWSRDRHEVDYLMNLLVDFINKELNYLNKNNVKVRLMGNLEDLPENTRNEVNRAIEFTKNNTGLSLNIALSYGSRGEIINAIKKIIIDYDNNEINIDEINEDNFAKYLYTYDIPDPDLLIRTSGEMRLSNFLLYQLAYTEFYFTNILWPDFKKEEYLKAINNFQQRKRRYGN, from the coding sequence ATGAATTTAGAAGACCAGGTAATGAATGGAATAATTCCTAAACATGTTGCAGTAATTATGGATGGTAATAGAAGATGGGCAAAACAAAAATTGCTACCTGCAAAATTAGGACATAGAGAGGGTTCTTTAAGAGTTATTGATTTAGTAAGAACCTCAGTTCAAATTGGAATAAAATATTTATCAATATTTGCCTTTTCAACTGAAAATTGGAGTAGAGATAGACATGAAGTAGATTATTTGATGAACTTATTAGTTGATTTTATAAATAAGGAATTAAATTATTTAAATAAAAATAATGTAAAAGTTAGATTAATGGGTAATTTAGAAGATTTGCCTGAAAATACAAGAAATGAAGTTAACCGTGCAATAGAATTTACGAAAAATAATACAGGACTTAGTTTAAATATAGCATTAAGTTATGGCTCAAGAGGTGAAATTATAAATGCTATTAAGAAAATAATAATTGACTATGATAATAATGAAATTAATATAGATGAAATAAATGAAGATAACTTTGCAAAATATTTATATACATATGATATACCTGACCCTGACTTATTGATAAGGACAAGTGGAGAAATGAGACTAAGTAATTTTTTATTATATCAACTTGCTTATACAGAATTTTATTTTACAAATATATTATGGCCAGATTTTAAAAAAGAAGAATATTTAAAAGCAATTAATAACTTTCAACAAAGAAAGAGAAGGTACGGAAATTAG
- the frr gene encoding ribosome recycling factor, with the protein MYKELISQSKESMGKSINFLKEDLASIRAGKANPKLVDKIQVSYYGTMTPLNQIANISVPEPRTILIQPWDGNALKEIEKAIMSSDLGINPSNDGKIIRLVIPQLTEERRRELLKLVKKETENAKIAIRNIRRDANDEFKKMEKESQITKDDHKKAETEIQKVTDEFIGQIDDIYKSKEKEILEV; encoded by the coding sequence ATGTATAAAGAATTAATTTCACAATCTAAAGAAAGTATGGGTAAATCTATTAATTTTCTTAAGGAAGATTTGGCGTCTATTAGAGCAGGAAAGGCTAACCCAAAACTCGTTGATAAAATTCAAGTAAGTTATTATGGTACTATGACCCCTTTAAATCAAATTGCTAATATATCAGTACCTGAGCCTAGAACTATATTAATTCAACCATGGGATGGAAATGCATTAAAAGAAATAGAAAAAGCTATCATGTCATCTGATTTAGGTATTAATCCTTCAAATGATGGTAAAATCATTAGACTTGTAATTCCACAATTAACTGAAGAAAGAAGAAGGGAACTTTTAAAATTAGTTAAAAAAGAAACTGAAAATGCAAAAATTGCAATTAGGAATATAAGAAGAGATGCTAATGATGAATTTAAAAAAATGGAAAAAGAAAGCCAAATCACTAAAGACGATCATAAAAAGGCAGAAACTGAAATCCAAAAGGTAACTGATGAATTTATTGGTCAAATAGACGATATATATAAAAGTAAAGAAAAAGAAATATTAGAGGTTTGA
- the pyrH gene encoding UMP kinase yields MDCKYKRIILKISGEALSGGAGHGISEEIITRISYVIKKISSLGVEVAIVVGGGNFWRGASAKDMDRTTSDYMGMLGTIINSLAFQDALEKIDVETRVQTAIEMRQIAEPYIRRKAVRHLEKGRVVIFSGGSGNPYFSTDTTAALRAAEINADIILLAKNGVDGVYSDDPKKNPDSIKYEELKYIDVLNKGLKIMDSTATSLCMDNKIPILVFGIENPENIEKIVTGDSIGTIIKEV; encoded by the coding sequence ATGGACTGTAAATATAAGAGAATAATTTTAAAAATAAGCGGTGAAGCGTTGTCTGGGGGTGCTGGCCATGGTATAAGTGAAGAAATAATCACTAGAATCTCCTATGTAATTAAGAAAATAAGCAGTTTAGGTGTAGAAGTAGCTATCGTAGTTGGTGGCGGAAACTTCTGGAGAGGCGCTAGTGCTAAAGATATGGATAGAACTACCTCAGATTATATGGGCATGCTAGGAACTATAATAAACAGTTTGGCATTTCAAGATGCTCTTGAAAAAATTGATGTTGAAACCAGAGTTCAAACAGCAATAGAAATGAGACAAATTGCAGAGCCTTATATTCGTAGAAAAGCTGTGAGACATTTGGAAAAAGGTAGAGTTGTAATTTTTTCCGGTGGTTCAGGTAACCCTTATTTTTCTACAGATACAACTGCAGCGCTTAGAGCAGCAGAAATCAATGCAGACATAATACTCCTTGCTAAAAATGGTGTAGATGGCGTTTATAGTGATGATCCAAAGAAAAATCCAGATTCAATAAAATATGAAGAACTCAAATATATTGATGTTCTGAATAAAGGACTTAAGATAATGGACTCAACTGCAACATCATTATGTATGGATAATAAAATTCCTATTCTAGTTTTTGGTATTGAGAATCCGGAAAATATTGAAAAAATTGTTACAGGAGATAGTATAGGAACAATAATTAAGGAGGTATAA
- the tsf gene encoding translation elongation factor Ts: MEITASMVKELRERTNAGMMDCKKALKEVNGDIEKAVDVLREKGLSQAAKKSGRVAAEGLSTAIVSEDGKKGTVIEVNSETDFVAKNEEFKLFVEELAQIVIKNDYTDVETLKAAVLTDGKTVQEVLTEKIARIGENMSIRRFATEQVSNGAVVSYIHGGGKISVIVALESEGDKSALEELGKDLAMQVAAMNPKYISRDDVDKDFIAHEREILIAQALNEGKPQNIVEKMVEGRLNKELKEVCLLEQIFVKDSDLTVKKVISNTAAKIGKDIKIAGVQRFEVGAGLEKKEENFADEVAKQIGL, encoded by the coding sequence ATGGAAATAACAGCTTCAATGGTAAAAGAACTTAGAGAAAGAACTAATGCAGGCATGATGGACTGCAAAAAAGCTTTAAAAGAAGTAAATGGAGATATAGAAAAGGCTGTAGACGTATTGAGAGAAAAAGGTCTTTCACAAGCAGCTAAAAAATCTGGAAGAGTTGCGGCAGAAGGATTATCTACTGCTATAGTTTCAGAAGACGGTAAGAAGGGAACTGTAATAGAGGTTAACTCTGAAACAGACTTTGTTGCTAAAAATGAAGAATTTAAATTGTTTGTAGAAGAACTAGCACAAATAGTAATAAAAAATGATTATACAGATGTAGAAACTTTAAAAGCAGCTGTATTAACGGATGGAAAAACTGTTCAAGAAGTATTAACAGAAAAAATTGCAAGAATAGGCGAAAATATGTCAATTCGAAGATTTGCAACAGAACAAGTTTCTAATGGTGCTGTTGTATCTTATATTCATGGTGGTGGTAAAATTTCTGTTATTGTTGCTTTAGAATCTGAAGGAGATAAGTCTGCTCTTGAAGAACTAGGAAAAGATTTAGCAATGCAAGTTGCAGCAATGAATCCAAAATATATATCTAGAGATGATGTTGATAAAGATTTCATAGCACATGAGAGGGAAATTCTTATAGCACAAGCATTGAATGAAGGAAAACCACAAAATATAGTTGAAAAAATGGTTGAAGGAAGACTTAATAAAGAGCTTAAAGAAGTATGTTTATTAGAGCAAATTTTTGTTAAGGATTCAGATTTAACAGTTAAAAAAGTAATAAGTAATACTGCAGCAAAGATAGGAAAAGACATCAAGATTGCTGGAGTACAGAGATTTGAAGTAGGTGCAGGGTTAGAAAAGAAAGAAGAAAACTTTGCAGATGAAGTAGCAAAACAAATCGGTCTATAA
- the rpsB gene encoding 30S ribosomal protein S2 encodes MAILNMKKLLEAGVHFGHQTRRWNPKMAEYIFTERNGIYIIDLAKTSGKIDKAYEFVKELSANGEEILFVGTKKQAQESTRLEASRCGMHYVSQRWLGGMLTNYSTIRKRIDRLNKLKAMEEDGTFELLTKKEVIKLRNEAERLEKFLGGIKNMEKVPGALFIVDPRKERIAVQEAKILGIPIIAIVDTNCDPDEIDYVIPGNDDAIRAVKLLTATMADAVLEGKQGVQMEEEPKDAITEEEFEKVEETTETTETVEK; translated from the coding sequence TCACCAAACAAGAAGATGGAACCCTAAAATGGCAGAGTATATCTTTACAGAAAGAAATGGTATCTATATAATTGACTTGGCAAAAACAAGCGGTAAAATAGATAAAGCATATGAATTTGTTAAAGAACTTTCTGCAAATGGTGAAGAAATTTTGTTTGTTGGAACAAAAAAACAAGCTCAAGAATCTACTAGATTAGAAGCTAGTAGATGTGGCATGCATTATGTAAGTCAAAGATGGCTTGGAGGTATGTTAACTAACTATAGTACTATAAGAAAGAGAATTGACAGATTAAACAAATTAAAGGCTATGGAAGAAGATGGAACATTCGAACTTCTTACAAAAAAGGAAGTAATTAAGTTGAGAAATGAAGCTGAAAGACTTGAAAAGTTTTTAGGTGGAATTAAGAACATGGAAAAAGTTCCTGGTGCTTTATTTATTGTAGATCCACGTAAAGAAAGAATAGCTGTCCAAGAAGCTAAAATATTAGGAATTCCTATTATAGCAATAGTTGATACTAACTGCGATCCAGATGAAATAGATTACGTTATTCCTGGTAATGATGATGCTATTAGAGCTGTTAAACTATTAACTGCTACTATGGCTGACGCTGTTTTAGAAGGAAAACAAGGTGTTCAAATGGAAGAAGAGCCTAAGGATGCAATAACAGAAGAAGAATTCGAAAAAGTAGAAGAAACAACAGAAACAACAGAAACAGTAGAAAAATAG